A single region of the Stigmatopora argus isolate UIUO_Sarg chromosome 6, RoL_Sarg_1.0, whole genome shotgun sequence genome encodes:
- the LOC144075640 gene encoding uncharacterized protein LOC144075640 isoform X5, whose translation MHEPSLDGKMPKQEQNSKFLDEQKENDDTSEKISPNENLKSPQKSSKRHKVTPFKVELLDMSDYKGEIEKHCRGQALVDMVCEHLNLLEKDYFGVTFADTDTQKNWLDPSKEIKKQMRNSPWDFAFAVKFYPPDPSQLTEDITRYYLCLQLRDDMLSGRLPCSFVTYALLGSYTVQAELGDYDHDEHSLDYVSDFHFAPNQTRELEERVMELHRNYKGMTPAEAEINFLENAKKLSMYGVDLHHAKVGRMDLKRGNFQPFMTNLFADSVTMQDSEGIDIMLGVCANGLLVYRDRLRINRFAWPKILKISYKRSNFYIKIRPGEYEQFESTIGFKLPNHRAAKRLWKVCIEHHTFFRLVSPEPPPKGFLVMGSKFRYSGRTQAQTRQASALIDRPAPHFERSTSKRHLLSRSLDGAEFSRPLSAMCENRDGLFHHSNSEQRHLHSPSVDEQETELEPSLEQDEEDLEQEEGDDGNVSPSKKKEIMEDAGSPVDKREFLDKTQDVLLKHQASINELKRALREPNSKLMGREKRLSASSPPSTPEKKALVAKDPVNSLSVEGFIQKNVTTSPEGSEDWVLIEYPESYQDHEWKAKENKSPTFDSSWDRNKQEKEINVSKIMHIDVMESDREEMKSHIDEFPSTKSPREEAACYEQWPMNKGRFQIQLSANADSCGDQIQSKQSAAPNSETKDDLDHLTSMQQRTQKKRPQNLNLAMSPELVEEGGGSDSTEFLDLDNTETNSETGNDNQLVMAKGDKEVESNQPFGGYEDSKVEGVVAARNSKDAPTQNAEAVKPSMNRVGQSEINGPGKIESESSLASGKAECTVKVRGKGFIDNKELAEVKLRQVRTHERKISSSGDEDIESLVGDRRHRTSLHRLSGSHQSEITRIVPLKPERSKSTACKDEKDRAGQDEQTRVLRREYRWSVGSPEGSSDPSWTDVSTFHPSLDTNLEQITKQEQTDDSFYPSRGSCETQMFASKNSPHSKMMPPAPPVKTKKARESGLILRNSRNAVRETNQQAVKKRHSKELNDRRPQTIVVPEEDQDTVACLKEALLGIERKCSSMTVSSTSSLEAEVDFTVLTELHSCVEDAAEGVPSSGEREQQPEVGREDFEETSRFYSARLMGQMDKSPLEDKLPDERLYHEPPVGRRDPSAVTMAQMFKRSDSKPESHTNGSEEVQTTVTTVTQQRLSFARDTPPVSLKENGSPVKACTKDRESIVSPLNITAESVTTATTTQVTKTVKGGYSETRIEKRIIITGDDDVDQHQALAMAIQEAKQQHPDMLVTKAVVIRETESPTEDLQQKVEEK comes from the exons ATGCATGAGCCGAGCCTGGATGGCAAAATGCCCAAACAG GAACAGAATTCCAAGTTTCTGGATGAACAGAAAGAGAACGATGACACATCTGAGAAGATATCCCCAAATGAAAACCTCAAATCACCACAGAAAAGCTCCAAAAGACATAAAGTAACACCGTTTAAAGTGGAACTTCTGGATATGTCGGATTACAAAGGAGAAATTGAG AAACACTGCAGAGGACAGGCCTTGGTAGACATGGTGTGCGAACACCTCAACTTGCTGGAGAAGGACTATTTTGGCGTTACCTTTGCAGACACAGACACCCAAAAG AATTGGTTGGACCCCTCCAAAGAGATCAAGAAACAGATGCGTA ACAGTCCATGGGACTTTGCCTTTGCTGTCAAATTCTACCCTCCAGACCCCTCCCAGCTCACTGAGGATATTACCAG ATACTACCTGTGTCTCCAGCTGAGGGATGACATGCTGTCAGGTCGACTGCCGTGCTCGTTTGTCACATATGCTCTCCTGGGATCCTACACAGTCCAAGCGGAGCTCGGCGACTATGATCATGATGAGCATTCCTTGGACTATGTCAGCGATTTCCATTTTGCTCCCAATCAGACTCGGGAACTGGAAGAAAGAGTGATGGAGCTCCATCGAAATTACAA GGGTATGACTCCAGCAGAGGCAGAAATTAACTTTTTGGAGAATGCCAAGAAGTTGTCCATGTATGGGGTTGATCTGCATCACGCTAAGGTTGGCAGAATggatttaaaaagaggaaatttTCAGCCATTCATGACTAATTTGTTTGCTGACTCTGTCACCATGCAGGATTCGGAGGGGATTGACATAATGCTGGGTGTCTGTGCTAATGGCCTGTTGGTATACCGTGACAGGCTGAGGATCAATCGCTTTGCTTGGCCAAAAATCCTTAAGATCTCCTACAAAAGGAGCAACTTTTATATTAAGATAAGACCTGGAGAG TATGAGCAGTTTGAAAGCACTATTGGTTTTAAGCTTCCTAACCACAGAGCTGCTAAAAGGCTATGGAAAGTCTGCATTGAGCACCACACCTTCTTCCG GTTAGTTTCTCCAGAGCCTCCTCCCAAGGGTTTCTTAGTGATGGGCTCAAAGTTTCGATACAGTGGGAGAACACAGGCTCAAACAAGGCAGGCCAGTGCTCTAATTGATCGACCGGCTCCTCACTTTGAGCGGTCCACTAGCAAGAGGCACCTGCTCTCCCGAAGTTTAGATGGAG CAGAGTTCTCCCGGCCCTTGTCAGCTATGTGTGAGAATCGCGATGGCCTCTTCCATCACAGCAATAGTGAACAACGTCATCTCCACAGCCCTTCCGTGGATGAGCAGGAAACTGAACTGGAGCCCAGTTTGGAACAAGACGAGGAAGATCTGGAGCAGGAAGAAGGCGATGATGGAAATGTCTCTCCAAGCAAGAAGAAAGAAATTATG GAGGACGCTGGGTCACCAGTTGACAAACGGGAG TTTCTCGATAAGACACAAGATGTCTTGCTGAAGCACCAGGCCAGTATCAATGAGCTGAAGAGAGCCCTGAGGGAACCCAACAGCAAGTTGATGGGCCGTGAGAAGCGTCTGTCGGCATCATCGCCACCTAGCACACCAGAGAAAAAGGCT TTGGTGGCAAAAGACCCTGTTAACAGCCTGTCTGTTGAAGGGTTCATCCAGAAGAATGTCACCACTTCACCTGAG GGCTCTGAGGATTGGGTATTGATTGAATACCCAGAAAGTTATCAAGACCATGAATGGAAAGCGAAAGAAAATAAGTCTCCCACATTTGATTCATCTTGGGACAGAAACAAGCAGGAAAAGGAGATAAATGTTTCCAAGATAATGCATATCGATGTAATGGAGTCTGACAGAGAAGAAATGAAAAGTCATATTGATGAATTTCCATCAACAAAATCACCCAGAGAGGAAGCTGCATGCTACGAGCAGTGGCCCATGAACAAAGGTCGTTTTCAGATTCAATTATCGGCAAATGCAGATTCGTGTGGAGATCAAATTCAGAGCAAACAATCGGCAGCTCCAAACTCTGAAACAAAAGACGATCTGGATCACCTGACATCAATGCAGCAGAGAacccaaaagaagcgacctcaGAATTTAAACCTGGCAATGTCTCCAGAGCTTGTCGAGGAAGGAGGAGGAAGTGATTCTACTGAATTTCTAGACTTGGACAATACAGAAACCAATtctgaaacaggaaatgataatCAATTAGTGATGGCAAAAGGTGATAAAGAAGTAGAATCCAATCAGCCTTTCGGGGGCTATGAAGACAGTAAAGTGGAAGGGGTGGTGGCAGCTAGAAATAGCAAGGATGCTCCCACTCAAAATGCAGAAGCAGTCAAACCAAGCATGAACCGGGTTGGGCAGTCAGAAATCAATGGACCTGGGAAGATAGAATCTGAAAGTTCATTAGCAAGTGGAAAAGCGGAGTGCACAGTGAAAGTAAGAGGAAAGGGCTTCATTGACAATAAAGAGCTGGCCGAGGTAAAACTGCGACAGGTCAGAACTCACGAAAGAAAAATAAGTAGTTCCGGCGATGAGGATATTGAGAGTTTAGTGGGAGATCGACGTCACAGGACATCTCTTCACCGGCTCTCGGGCAGCCATCAGTCTGAGATCACCAGGATTGTTCCGCTAAAGCCAGAGAGATCAAAGAGCACAGCATGTAAGGATGAGAAGGACAGAGCAGGGCAGGATGAGCAAACACGCGTCTTAAGAAGAGAATACCGCTGGTCGGTCGGCTCTCCAGAGGGATCCTCAGACCCCAGCTGGACTGATGTCTCCACCTTCCATCCATCACTGGATACCAATCTGGAGCAAATTACTAAACAGGAGCAAACCGATGACAGCTTTTATCCTAGTCGAGGGTCCTGTGAAACTCAGATGTTTGCCTCCAAAAACTCCCCTCATTCTAAAATGATGCCACCAGCCCCACCAGTCAAAACCAAGAAGGCTCGGGAATCAGGATTAATACTGCGGAATAGCAGGAATGCTGTCAGAGAGACAAACCAGCAAGCCGTCAAGAAGAGACACTCG AAGGAGCTCAATGACAGGAGGCCACAAACGATTGTAGTCCCAGAGGAGGATCAGGATACCGTGGCCTGCCTGAAAGAGGCTCTTCTAGGCATTGAGCGCAAATGCTCCAGTATGACGGTCAGCTCCACATCCAGCCTCGAGGCAGAGGTCGACTTCACCGTTTTAACCGAACTGCACTCCTGCGTGGAGGACGCCGCTGAAGGCGTGCCCTCTTCGGGAGAGAGGGAACAACAACCCGAGGTGGGACGGGAAGACTTTGAGGAAACATCTCGCTTCTACTCTGCACGGCTGATGGGTCAAATGGATAAATCTCCCTTAGAGGATAAACTTCCCGATGAGAGACTGTATCATGAG CCCCCTGTGGGAAGAAGAGATCCCAGCGCCGTGACTATGGCCCAGATGTTCAAGAGGTCCGACTCCAAGCCAGAGTCTCACACAAATGGGTCAGAAGAAGTTCAAACAACAGTCACGACTGTCACACAGCAG AGGCTGTCCTTCGCCCGCGATACTCCTCCAGTTAGCCTTAAAGAAAATGGTTCTCCC GTAAAAGCCTGCACTAAAGATCGAGAGTCTATTGTGTCCCCATTGAACATCACTGCAGAAAGTGTCACTACTGCAACCACGACGCAAGTAACCAAG ACTGTCAAAGGAGGGTACTCGGAGACCAGAATCGAGAAAAGGATTATTATTACAGGAGATGATGATGTCGATCAGCATCAG GCCCTTGCTATGGCGATCCAAGAGGCCAAGCAGCAGCACCCCGACATGCTTGTGACAAAAGCAGTGGTTATAAGGGAAACTGAGTCTCCCACTGAGGATCTACAGCAGAAGGTAGAGGAAAAATAA
- the LOC144075640 gene encoding uncharacterized protein LOC144075640 isoform X4, giving the protein MHEPSLDGKMPKQEQNSKFLDEQKENDDTSEKISPNENLKSPQKSSKRHKVTPFKVELLDMSDYKGEIEKHCRGQALVDMVCEHLNLLEKDYFGVTFADTDTQKNWLDPSKEIKKQMRNSPWDFAFAVKFYPPDPSQLTEDITRYYLCLQLRDDMLSGRLPCSFVTYALLGSYTVQAELGDYDHDEHSLDYVSDFHFAPNQTRELEERVMELHRNYKGMTPAEAEINFLENAKKLSMYGVDLHHAKVGRMDLKRGNFQPFMTNLFADSVTMQDSEGIDIMLGVCANGLLVYRDRLRINRFAWPKILKISYKRSNFYIKIRPGEYEQFESTIGFKLPNHRAAKRLWKVCIEHHTFFRLVSPEPPPKGFLVMGSKFRYSGRTQAQTRQASALIDRPAPHFERSTSKRHLLSRSLDGAEFSRPLSAMCENRDGLFHHSNSEQRHLHSPSVDEQETELEPSLEQDEEDLEQEEGDDGNVSPSKKKEIMFLDKTQDVLLKHQASINELKRALREPNSKLMGREKRLSASSPPSTPEKKALVAKDPVNSLSVEGFIQKNVTTSPEGSEDWVLIEYPESYQDHEWKAKENKSPTFDSSWDRNKQEKEINVSKIMHIDVMESDREEMKSHIDEFPSTKSPREEAACYEQWPMNKGRFQIQLSANADSCGDQIQSKQSAAPNSETKDDLDHLTSMQQRTQKKRPQNLNLAMSPELVEEGGGSDSTEFLDLDNTETNSETGNDNQLVMAKGDKEVESNQPFGGYEDSKVEGVVAARNSKDAPTQNAEAVKPSMNRVGQSEINGPGKIESESSLASGKAECTVKVRGKGFIDNKELAEVKLRQVRTHERKISSSGDEDIESLVGDRRHRTSLHRLSGSHQSEITRIVPLKPERSKSTACKDEKDRAGQDEQTRVLRREYRWSVGSPEGSSDPSWTDVSTFHPSLDTNLEQITKQEQTDDSFYPSRGSCETQMFASKNSPHSKMMPPAPPVKTKKARESGLILRNSRNAVRETNQQAVKKRHSEPVSAPFVYDEPFIDAKKELNDRRPQTIVVPEEDQDTVACLKEALLGIERKCSSMTVSSTSSLEAEVDFTVLTELHSCVEDAAEGVPSSGEREQQPEVGREDFEETSRFYSARLMGQMDKSPLEDKLPDERLYHEPPVGRRDPSAVTMAQMFKRSDSKPESHTNGSEEVQTTVTTVTQQRLSFARDTPPVSLKENGSPVKACTKDRESIVSPLNITAESVTTATTTQVTKTVKGGYSETRIEKRIIITGDDDVDQHQALAMAIQEAKQQHPDMLVTKAVVIRETESPTEDLQQKVEEK; this is encoded by the exons ATGCATGAGCCGAGCCTGGATGGCAAAATGCCCAAACAG GAACAGAATTCCAAGTTTCTGGATGAACAGAAAGAGAACGATGACACATCTGAGAAGATATCCCCAAATGAAAACCTCAAATCACCACAGAAAAGCTCCAAAAGACATAAAGTAACACCGTTTAAAGTGGAACTTCTGGATATGTCGGATTACAAAGGAGAAATTGAG AAACACTGCAGAGGACAGGCCTTGGTAGACATGGTGTGCGAACACCTCAACTTGCTGGAGAAGGACTATTTTGGCGTTACCTTTGCAGACACAGACACCCAAAAG AATTGGTTGGACCCCTCCAAAGAGATCAAGAAACAGATGCGTA ACAGTCCATGGGACTTTGCCTTTGCTGTCAAATTCTACCCTCCAGACCCCTCCCAGCTCACTGAGGATATTACCAG ATACTACCTGTGTCTCCAGCTGAGGGATGACATGCTGTCAGGTCGACTGCCGTGCTCGTTTGTCACATATGCTCTCCTGGGATCCTACACAGTCCAAGCGGAGCTCGGCGACTATGATCATGATGAGCATTCCTTGGACTATGTCAGCGATTTCCATTTTGCTCCCAATCAGACTCGGGAACTGGAAGAAAGAGTGATGGAGCTCCATCGAAATTACAA GGGTATGACTCCAGCAGAGGCAGAAATTAACTTTTTGGAGAATGCCAAGAAGTTGTCCATGTATGGGGTTGATCTGCATCACGCTAAGGTTGGCAGAATggatttaaaaagaggaaatttTCAGCCATTCATGACTAATTTGTTTGCTGACTCTGTCACCATGCAGGATTCGGAGGGGATTGACATAATGCTGGGTGTCTGTGCTAATGGCCTGTTGGTATACCGTGACAGGCTGAGGATCAATCGCTTTGCTTGGCCAAAAATCCTTAAGATCTCCTACAAAAGGAGCAACTTTTATATTAAGATAAGACCTGGAGAG TATGAGCAGTTTGAAAGCACTATTGGTTTTAAGCTTCCTAACCACAGAGCTGCTAAAAGGCTATGGAAAGTCTGCATTGAGCACCACACCTTCTTCCG GTTAGTTTCTCCAGAGCCTCCTCCCAAGGGTTTCTTAGTGATGGGCTCAAAGTTTCGATACAGTGGGAGAACACAGGCTCAAACAAGGCAGGCCAGTGCTCTAATTGATCGACCGGCTCCTCACTTTGAGCGGTCCACTAGCAAGAGGCACCTGCTCTCCCGAAGTTTAGATGGAG CAGAGTTCTCCCGGCCCTTGTCAGCTATGTGTGAGAATCGCGATGGCCTCTTCCATCACAGCAATAGTGAACAACGTCATCTCCACAGCCCTTCCGTGGATGAGCAGGAAACTGAACTGGAGCCCAGTTTGGAACAAGACGAGGAAGATCTGGAGCAGGAAGAAGGCGATGATGGAAATGTCTCTCCAAGCAAGAAGAAAGAAATTATG TTTCTCGATAAGACACAAGATGTCTTGCTGAAGCACCAGGCCAGTATCAATGAGCTGAAGAGAGCCCTGAGGGAACCCAACAGCAAGTTGATGGGCCGTGAGAAGCGTCTGTCGGCATCATCGCCACCTAGCACACCAGAGAAAAAGGCT TTGGTGGCAAAAGACCCTGTTAACAGCCTGTCTGTTGAAGGGTTCATCCAGAAGAATGTCACCACTTCACCTGAG GGCTCTGAGGATTGGGTATTGATTGAATACCCAGAAAGTTATCAAGACCATGAATGGAAAGCGAAAGAAAATAAGTCTCCCACATTTGATTCATCTTGGGACAGAAACAAGCAGGAAAAGGAGATAAATGTTTCCAAGATAATGCATATCGATGTAATGGAGTCTGACAGAGAAGAAATGAAAAGTCATATTGATGAATTTCCATCAACAAAATCACCCAGAGAGGAAGCTGCATGCTACGAGCAGTGGCCCATGAACAAAGGTCGTTTTCAGATTCAATTATCGGCAAATGCAGATTCGTGTGGAGATCAAATTCAGAGCAAACAATCGGCAGCTCCAAACTCTGAAACAAAAGACGATCTGGATCACCTGACATCAATGCAGCAGAGAacccaaaagaagcgacctcaGAATTTAAACCTGGCAATGTCTCCAGAGCTTGTCGAGGAAGGAGGAGGAAGTGATTCTACTGAATTTCTAGACTTGGACAATACAGAAACCAATtctgaaacaggaaatgataatCAATTAGTGATGGCAAAAGGTGATAAAGAAGTAGAATCCAATCAGCCTTTCGGGGGCTATGAAGACAGTAAAGTGGAAGGGGTGGTGGCAGCTAGAAATAGCAAGGATGCTCCCACTCAAAATGCAGAAGCAGTCAAACCAAGCATGAACCGGGTTGGGCAGTCAGAAATCAATGGACCTGGGAAGATAGAATCTGAAAGTTCATTAGCAAGTGGAAAAGCGGAGTGCACAGTGAAAGTAAGAGGAAAGGGCTTCATTGACAATAAAGAGCTGGCCGAGGTAAAACTGCGACAGGTCAGAACTCACGAAAGAAAAATAAGTAGTTCCGGCGATGAGGATATTGAGAGTTTAGTGGGAGATCGACGTCACAGGACATCTCTTCACCGGCTCTCGGGCAGCCATCAGTCTGAGATCACCAGGATTGTTCCGCTAAAGCCAGAGAGATCAAAGAGCACAGCATGTAAGGATGAGAAGGACAGAGCAGGGCAGGATGAGCAAACACGCGTCTTAAGAAGAGAATACCGCTGGTCGGTCGGCTCTCCAGAGGGATCCTCAGACCCCAGCTGGACTGATGTCTCCACCTTCCATCCATCACTGGATACCAATCTGGAGCAAATTACTAAACAGGAGCAAACCGATGACAGCTTTTATCCTAGTCGAGGGTCCTGTGAAACTCAGATGTTTGCCTCCAAAAACTCCCCTCATTCTAAAATGATGCCACCAGCCCCACCAGTCAAAACCAAGAAGGCTCGGGAATCAGGATTAATACTGCGGAATAGCAGGAATGCTGTCAGAGAGACAAACCAGCAAGCCGTCAAGAAGAGACACTCG GAGCCCGTCTCTGCTCCCTTTGTTTATGATGAGCCATTTATTGATGCCAAG AAGGAGCTCAATGACAGGAGGCCACAAACGATTGTAGTCCCAGAGGAGGATCAGGATACCGTGGCCTGCCTGAAAGAGGCTCTTCTAGGCATTGAGCGCAAATGCTCCAGTATGACGGTCAGCTCCACATCCAGCCTCGAGGCAGAGGTCGACTTCACCGTTTTAACCGAACTGCACTCCTGCGTGGAGGACGCCGCTGAAGGCGTGCCCTCTTCGGGAGAGAGGGAACAACAACCCGAGGTGGGACGGGAAGACTTTGAGGAAACATCTCGCTTCTACTCTGCACGGCTGATGGGTCAAATGGATAAATCTCCCTTAGAGGATAAACTTCCCGATGAGAGACTGTATCATGAG CCCCCTGTGGGAAGAAGAGATCCCAGCGCCGTGACTATGGCCCAGATGTTCAAGAGGTCCGACTCCAAGCCAGAGTCTCACACAAATGGGTCAGAAGAAGTTCAAACAACAGTCACGACTGTCACACAGCAG AGGCTGTCCTTCGCCCGCGATACTCCTCCAGTTAGCCTTAAAGAAAATGGTTCTCCC GTAAAAGCCTGCACTAAAGATCGAGAGTCTATTGTGTCCCCATTGAACATCACTGCAGAAAGTGTCACTACTGCAACCACGACGCAAGTAACCAAG ACTGTCAAAGGAGGGTACTCGGAGACCAGAATCGAGAAAAGGATTATTATTACAGGAGATGATGATGTCGATCAGCATCAG GCCCTTGCTATGGCGATCCAAGAGGCCAAGCAGCAGCACCCCGACATGCTTGTGACAAAAGCAGTGGTTATAAGGGAAACTGAGTCTCCCACTGAGGATCTACAGCAGAAGGTAGAGGAAAAATAA